In Mercenaria mercenaria strain notata chromosome 13, MADL_Memer_1, whole genome shotgun sequence, a single window of DNA contains:
- the LOC123529957 gene encoding alpha-L-fucosidase-like isoform X3, producing the protein MHPAKLTMKELAFIFLFAFSSVLGEKFTPTWESIDSRPLPSWYDESKLGIFVHWGVFSVPSFSSEWFWHDWKMSKLPGIKQFMQDNYKPDFTYADFAKDFSTEFFYADEWARIFNSSGARYIVFVSKHHEGYSNYPSKYAFSWNSVDVGPQRDIVGELADAVRSGTDMHFGLYHSQYEWFNPLWLQDKADNFTTQDFVKFKTLPEWYEIVNKYKPDIVWSDGDWEATDEYWQAKEFIAWLYNDSPVKDKVVINDRWGYGIGCQHGGFYTCGDRYNPGHLVTHKWENAMTIDKYSWGYRRNARLSDYLSMDQLIETFVKTVSCGGNMLLNVGPRSDGIIDPLMQERLQQMGQWMNRNGEAIYGTRPWTYQNDTVNPNVWYTNKTTNGVTVVYAISLVWPSNGSLYLASPFPSVSTTVVSLLGYDGKLSWTPAKPKGLTITLPKLAPSEIPGQWAWVFKLEGLIKQKRKSPFQMPKFNVNKPAHPHYWPDVSYN; encoded by the exons ATGCACCCTGCTAAATTAACAATGAAAGAGTTGGCTTTCATTTTTCTGTTCGCATTTTCTTCAGTTTTGGGAGAAAAGTTCACCCCGACATGGGAAAGTATTGATTCAAGACCGCTTCCATCGTGGTATGATGAATCAAAACTCGGGATATTTGTCCACTGGGGTGTCTTTTCAGTTCCCAGCTTTTCTTCTGAATGGTTTTGGCATGACTGGAAAATGTCTAAACTACCAGGAATCAAACAGTTTATGCAAGACAACTACAAACCAGATTTTACATATGCAGATTTTGCAAAGGACTTTTCAACTGAGTTTTTCTATGCAGATGAATGGGCACGGATTTTCAATTCATCAGGTGCTCG atatattgtGTTTGTAAGCAAGCACCATGAGGGATATTCTAACTACCCTTCAAAATATGCATTCAGTTGGAACTCTGTGGATGTTGGACCACAAAGAGACATTGTtg GAGAGTTGGCAGATGCTGTGCGTAGTGGCACAGACATGCACTTTGGACTGTATCATTCCCAGTATGAGTGGTTCAATCCCCTCTGGCTGCAAGACAAGGCAGATAATTTCACTACACAGGACTTTGTTAAA TTCAAGACATTGCCAGAATGGTATGAAATAGTGAACAAGTATAAACCTGATATTGTCTGGTCTGATGGTGATTGGGAGGCTACTGATGAATACTGGCAGGCCAAAGAATTTATAGCTTGGTTATATAATGACAG CCCAGTAAAGGATAAGGTGGTGATCAATGACCGGTGGGGATATGGTATCGGTTGTCAGCATGGTGGTTTCTATACATGTGGAGACAGGTACAATCCAG GCCATCTAGTGACTCACAAGTGGGAGAATGCCATGACAATTGACAAATATTCCTGGGGATACAGAAGAAATGCCCGACTTTCTGACTATCTCTCAATGGACCAGCTGATTGAAACATTTGTTAAAACTGtcag CTGTGGAGGTAATATGTTGTTGAATGTTGGACCACGCAGTGATGGTATAATTGACCCTCTTATGCAAGAAAGGTTACAACAGATGGGTCAGTGGATGAACAGAAATGGTGAGGCCATATATGGTACAAGGCCTTGGACATACCAGAATGATACAGTTAACCCTAATGTGTG GTATACCAACAAGACAACAAATGGAGTGACTGTAGTGTATGCTATTTCACTGGTCTGGCCAAGTAACGGTTCCCTGTATCTTGCTTCACCATTCCCTTCTGTATCAACAACGGTTGTTTCCCTGCTTGGATATGACGGCAAGTTGAGCTGGACACCAGCTAAACCCAAGGGGCTAACCATCACACTACCTAAACTGGCTCCTAGTGAGATACCAGGTCAATGGGCCTGGGTGTTCAAACTGGAGGGACTTATCAAACAAAAGAGGAAGAGCCCATTCCAGATGCcgaaatttaatgtaaataaaccAGCACATCCACATTACTGGCCAGATGTGTCTTATAATTAA
- the LOC123529957 gene encoding alpha-L-fucosidase-like isoform X2 — protein sequence MATEALSNSKIKIYVLMVLIFLMYLASAEKYEPTWESIDSRPLPSWYDESKLGIFVHWGVFSVPSYGSEWFWHNWKISKVAGIELFMLDNYKPDFTYADFAKDYSAEFFSADEWARLFKSSGARYIVFVSKHHEGYSNYPSKYAFSWNSVDVGPQRDIVGELADAVRSGTDMHFGLYHSQYEWFNPLWLQDKADNFTTQDFVKFKTLPEWYEIVNKYKPDIVWSDGDWEATDEYWQAKKFIAWLYNDSPVKDKVVINDRWGYGIGCQHGGFYTCGDRYNPGHLVTHKWENAMTIDKYSWGYRRNARLSDYLSMDQLIETFVKTVSCGGNMLLNVGPRSDGIIDPLMQERLQQMGQWMNRNGEAIYGTRPWTYQNDTVNPNVWYTNKTTNGVTVVYAISLVWPSNGSLYLASPFPSVSTTVVSLLGYDGKLSWTPAKPKGLTITLPKLAPSEIPGQWAWVFKLEGLIKQKRKSPFQMPKFNVNKPAHPHYWPDVSYN from the exons ATGGCGACCGAAGCGCTCTCGAATTCAAAAATCAAGATTTATGTTCTAATGGTCCTTATCTTTTTGATGTATTTAGCATCCGCGGAGAAATACGAACCGACATGGGAAAGTATTGATTCTAGACCACTGCCATCTTGGTATGATGAATCTAAGCTCGGAATATTTGTTCACTGGGGAGTTTTTTCAGTTCCAAGCTATGGTTCAGAGTGGTTTTGGCACAACTGGAAAATATCTAAAGTGGCAGGAATTGAGTTGTTCATGCTTGATAACTACAAACCAGATTTTACCTATGCAGATTTTGCAAAGGACTACTCTGCAGAATTCTTTAGTGCAGACGAGTGGGCAAGGCTATTTAAATCCTCTGGAGCCCG atatattgtGTTTGTAAGCAAGCACCATGAGGGATATTCTAACTACCCTTCAAAATATGCATTCAGTTGGAACTCTGTGGATGTTGGACCACAAAGAGACATTGTtg GAGAGTTGGCAGATGCTGTGCGTAGTGGCACAGACATGCACTTTGGACTGTATCATTCCCAGTATGAGTGGTTCAATCCCCTCTGGCTGCAAGACAAGGCAGATAATTTCACTACACAGGACTTTGTTAAA TTCAAGACATTGCCAGAATGGTATGAAATAGTGAACAAGTATAAACCTGATATTGTCTGGTCTGATGGTGATTGGGAG GCTACTGATGAGTACTGGCAGGCCAAGAAATTTATAGCTTGGTTATATAATGACAG CCCAGTAAAGGATAAGGTGGTGATCAATGACCGGTGGGGATATGGTATCGGTTGTCAGCATGGTGGTTTCTATACATGTGGAGACAGGTACAATCCAG GCCATCTAGTGACTCACAAGTGGGAGAATGCCATGACAATTGACAAATATTCCTGGGGATACAGAAGAAATGCCCGACTTTCTGACTATCTCTCAATGGACCAGCTGATTGAAACATTTGTTAAAACTGtcag CTGTGGAGGTAATATGTTGTTGAATGTTGGACCACGCAGTGATGGTATAATTGACCCTCTTATGCAAGAAAGGTTACAACAGATGGGTCAGTGGATGAACAGAAATGGTGAGGCCATATATGGTACAAGGCCTTGGACATACCAGAATGATACAGTTAACCCTAATGTGTG GTATACCAACAAGACAACAAATGGAGTGACTGTAGTGTATGCTATTTCACTGGTCTGGCCAAGTAACGGTTCCCTGTATCTTGCTTCACCATTCCCTTCTGTATCAACAACGGTTGTTTCCCTGCTTGGATATGACGGCAAGTTGAGCTGGACACCAGCTAAACCCAAGGGGCTAACCATCACACTACCTAAACTGGCTCCTAGTGAGATACCAGGTCAATGGGCCTGGGTGTTCAAACTGGAGGGACTTATCAAACAAAAGAGGAAGAGCCCATTCCAGATGCcgaaatttaatgtaaataaaccAGCACATCCACATTACTGGCCAGATGTGTCTTATAATTAA
- the LOC123529957 gene encoding alpha-L-fucosidase-like isoform X1 — protein sequence MATEALSNSKIKIYVLMVLIFLMYLASAEKYEPTWESIDSRPLPSWYDESKLGIFVHWGVFSVPSYGSEWFWHNWKISKVAGIELFMLDNYKPDFTYADFAKDYSAEFFSADEWARLFKSSGARYIVFVSKHHEGYSNYPSKYAFSWNSVDVGPQRDIVGELADAVRSGTDMHFGLYHSQYEWFNPLWLQDKADNFTTQDFVKFKTLPEWYEIVNKYKPDIVWSDGDWEATDEYWQAKEFIAWLYNDSPVKDKVVINDRWGYGIGCQHGGFYTCGDRYNPGHLVTHKWENAMTIDKYSWGYRRNARLSDYLSMDQLIETFVKTVSCGGNMLLNVGPRSDGIIDPLMQERLQQMGQWMNRNGEAIYGTRPWTYQNDTVNPNVWYTNKTTNGVTVVYAISLVWPSNGSLYLASPFPSVSTTVVSLLGYDGKLSWTPAKPKGLTITLPKLAPSEIPGQWAWVFKLEGLIKQKRKSPFQMPKFNVNKPAHPHYWPDVSYN from the exons ATGGCGACCGAAGCGCTCTCGAATTCAAAAATCAAGATTTATGTTCTAATGGTCCTTATCTTTTTGATGTATTTAGCATCCGCGGAGAAATACGAACCGACATGGGAAAGTATTGATTCTAGACCACTGCCATCTTGGTATGATGAATCTAAGCTCGGAATATTTGTTCACTGGGGAGTTTTTTCAGTTCCAAGCTATGGTTCAGAGTGGTTTTGGCACAACTGGAAAATATCTAAAGTGGCAGGAATTGAGTTGTTCATGCTTGATAACTACAAACCAGATTTTACCTATGCAGATTTTGCAAAGGACTACTCTGCAGAATTCTTTAGTGCAGACGAGTGGGCAAGGCTATTTAAATCCTCTGGAGCCCG atatattgtGTTTGTAAGCAAGCACCATGAGGGATATTCTAACTACCCTTCAAAATATGCATTCAGTTGGAACTCTGTGGATGTTGGACCACAAAGAGACATTGTtg GAGAGTTGGCAGATGCTGTGCGTAGTGGCACAGACATGCACTTTGGACTGTATCATTCCCAGTATGAGTGGTTCAATCCCCTCTGGCTGCAAGACAAGGCAGATAATTTCACTACACAGGACTTTGTTAAA TTCAAGACATTGCCAGAATGGTATGAAATAGTGAACAAGTATAAACCTGATATTGTCTGGTCTGATGGTGATTGGGAGGCTACTGATGAATACTGGCAGGCCAAAGAATTTATAGCTTGGTTATATAATGACAG CCCAGTAAAGGATAAGGTGGTGATCAATGACCGGTGGGGATATGGTATCGGTTGTCAGCATGGTGGTTTCTATACATGTGGAGACAGGTACAATCCAG GCCATCTAGTGACTCACAAGTGGGAGAATGCCATGACAATTGACAAATATTCCTGGGGATACAGAAGAAATGCCCGACTTTCTGACTATCTCTCAATGGACCAGCTGATTGAAACATTTGTTAAAACTGtcag CTGTGGAGGTAATATGTTGTTGAATGTTGGACCACGCAGTGATGGTATAATTGACCCTCTTATGCAAGAAAGGTTACAACAGATGGGTCAGTGGATGAACAGAAATGGTGAGGCCATATATGGTACAAGGCCTTGGACATACCAGAATGATACAGTTAACCCTAATGTGTG GTATACCAACAAGACAACAAATGGAGTGACTGTAGTGTATGCTATTTCACTGGTCTGGCCAAGTAACGGTTCCCTGTATCTTGCTTCACCATTCCCTTCTGTATCAACAACGGTTGTTTCCCTGCTTGGATATGACGGCAAGTTGAGCTGGACACCAGCTAAACCCAAGGGGCTAACCATCACACTACCTAAACTGGCTCCTAGTGAGATACCAGGTCAATGGGCCTGGGTGTTCAAACTGGAGGGACTTATCAAACAAAAGAGGAAGAGCCCATTCCAGATGCcgaaatttaatgtaaataaaccAGCACATCCACATTACTGGCCAGATGTGTCTTATAATTAA